One Stigmatopora nigra isolate UIUO_SnigA chromosome 1, RoL_Snig_1.1, whole genome shotgun sequence DNA segment encodes these proteins:
- the LOC144197116 gene encoding galactose-specific lectin nattectin-like — translation MTTKMSPLHLFVVLCGLTVQIQGVALGKDSKSIGNHCPKGWTQLDKNCYIFQNDDRTFSDAESICNILDANLVSINSRKENALVVELIRECRGEIVDTWIGLHDAVEEGEYIWTNGEIVNFSGFAPSQPDGPSVNEDCVEIENQDDMWHDVPCTDLNPYVCMKPVEKKDCH, via the exons ATGACTACAAAG ATGAGTCCTCTTCATCTGTTCGTGGTCCTGTGTGGACTCACTGTACAAATCCAAGGA GTGGCCTTAGGGAAAGACTCTAAGTCAATTG GCAATCACTGCCCCAAAGGCTGGACCCAGTTGGACAAGAACTGttacatatttcaaaatgatgaCAGGACCTTTTCAGATGCTGAG AGCATCTGCAACATTCTTGATGCAAATTTGGTCTCCATCAATAGCCGCAAGGAAAATGCACTCGTTGTTGAGCTGATCCGAGAGTGTAGGGGTGAAATTGTGGACACCTGGATTGGACTCCATGATGCTGTCGAG GAGGGCGAATACATTTGGACCAACGGTGAAATTGTCAATTTCAGCGGCTTTgcaccgagccagcctgacggTCCAAGTGTAAACGAGGATTGTGTGGAGATTGAGAACCAAG ACGATATGTGGCACGATGTTCCATGCACAGATTTGAACCCATATGTTTGCATGAAACCTGTGGAAAAGAAAGACTGTCACTAA